A window of Hemiscyllium ocellatum isolate sHemOce1 chromosome 10, sHemOce1.pat.X.cur, whole genome shotgun sequence genomic DNA:
ggacatgcatcgagtgaatagccaaggtcttgtcccagggtaggggagtccaaaacgagagggcataggtttagggtgagaggggcaagatttaaaagggacaactttttcatgcagagggtggtatgtgtatggaatgagctgccagaggatgtggtggaggctggtacaattgcaacatttaagaggcatttggatgggtttatgaataggaagggtttggagggatatgggccgggtgctggcaggtgggactagattgggttggaatatctggtcagaatggatgagttggactgaaaggtctgtttccatgctgtacatctctatgactctatgaattatcAGGGTTACATGCTGTCTGCCAGGTGTCTGCCACGTGATCTGAACAACCTATTGGAATCTTCCTGCAACCTACAACCATCCTCTTCAAGATTAACCGTCatatcaatcttggtgtcatctgccattTGCTTAGCGTTCCCCAGGATTTTCATCTGAATCATTGATTTATTTACCAACCAATAAGGAACCTTGTGGTTTACCTGTGGACACCAGCCTGCAGTCACTCTAACAGCCTTCTACCTTTACCCTTTGTGTCCTATGattaagccagtttctgatccacctCACCAGATTTCCCACAATTCCATTCGTTTTAACCTCCTCAATCAGTCTCCCACTtgaaaccttgtcaaactccATACAAATTGCATCAACTGAACGTCACCCAACCACACACTCAACCACATTCTGGAAAAATTGGAACAAATTTGTTAGGCacgacctccctctgacaaaaccGGGCTGACGATCCTAAACTAACACCCTTTTTAAATTCACACTGACATGAGACTCACCTGTgtgtaatttcctggttcatctcgACCACCTCACTTAAAAGGTGCAACCACATAATCAGGTCTCTAATTCTCTCAGAGGGAAGTTCAGAACCACCCAGAGGAGGGGACGCTGTGGGGCATgggatcaaatcccaccacggaTACTGGTGCCATTTCAAATGAATGAATGATGTTGAAGATAGCAGcacgaggaggccattcggccctttgagcctgctctgtctttcaacatgatcgtggctgatcatccaagcAGTCCCTGCACCCACTTTCTCTCCAGAACCTTTGATCCTTTCGGCCTAGCAATGCTATCTCATTCCTTCTTGACAACATTCGATGTTTTGGCCGCAGCCACtctctggggcagtgaattccacaggctccccactctctgggtgaaggcatttcccctcatctcagtctgaaatggcctaccctgtatccttggGCTGTGACCCCTGCTTCGGGACTTCCCAGTCATCCGGAAACCTGGAGTTGAAAGCTCATCCCCATGTTGGGGACAATGACAGCGAACATCGATTGTTGGAAACACCCGTCTGGTTCAGCAGTGTCCCTTATGGCAggcacgatttggagatgctgctgttggacctgggtgtacaaagttaaaaattacacaacaccaggttatagtccaatgggtttaattggaagcattagctttcagagcgctgctccttcatcaggtggttgtggagaataagattgtaaggcacagaatttatagcaaacatttacagtgtgctgtaactgaaattatatattgaaaaagacctggattgtttgttaaatctctcatcttttagaatgaccaggTTGGTTTCagttttcatgtgtaaatcacagaacatttaaaagttacattctcgagtgaactttaacaattggtgtcatgtcggcccagatgatgtattgaaggtgtgagcttccctgtgtgtctgtctgttccacaatggtcagactgattctaatcttaaaaaaacagatttacagaatcttacatggattcatacagtttttgagcaaaggaaaatgtaattctgcaggtacaaattcaccccacaaacttatatgtgtgtgtgtgtgtgtgtgtgtgtgtgtgaatgtgaggctgtgtgtgtgtgtatgtgtgtgtgtgtgtatgtgaggcagtgtgtgtgtgtatgtgttggtgtgtgtgtgtgtgtatgtatgtgttggtgtgtgtgtgtgtgggtgtgtgtatgtgttggtgtgtgtgtgtgtgtatgcgtgtgagtgtgtgtgtgtgtgtatgtgagacagtgtgtgtgtgtatgtgtgtgtgtgtatgtgaggcagtgtgtgtgtgtatgtgttggtgtgtgtgtgtgggtgtgtgtatgtgtgtgtgtgtgtgtatgtatgtgttggtgtgtgtgtgtgtgtatgcgtgtgagtgtgtgtgtatgcgtgtgagtgtgagtgtaaaagaacaaagaaaatttacagcccaggaacaggcacttcagccctccgagcctgagccgatccaaatccactgtctaaccCCGCCGCCCAGTTCCTAAGCACCTgcttccctctgctccccacctactcgtgcatctgtccagatgcatcttaaaatgAATCTGAcgtgcctgcttctaccacctctgctggcaacgtgttccaaacacccaccaccctctgtgtgaagtctgtgagagggtgcgtgtgtgaatgtgggagcgAATAAGaggggtctgcgtgagtgtatgggtctgtaggagaatgtgtgtgcatctgtgtgtgtgtgcgtctgtgtgagtgtctgtgtgtgtgtatatactgcaatggtggtcacctgcgGTGTGAGATGAattcaaggtcccggttgaggccctccccatGGGGACTGACCTTGGTTATAGCCTGAgtagggcctcaaccaggaccttgggttcatgtcacactacaggtgaccccattacactatacacacacacacacacacacatatacacacacacacatacacatacacacacacacgcacacacatacacacacagacacatacatacacatacatatacacacacatacacgcacatacacatacactcaaagACAttcctacacacagacactcctacacacacacatacactcacacacacacatacacccacacccacacacacagatacacatacatacacaaacagacattcctacacacacacacacagaaacacacgcacacacacgaaCGGACggacacacatacatgcacacacacacacaggcacacacacacacgaacagcACAAATCCACGCAAGAATCTGCAAATGCGTTTTTTAaatgagaatcagtctgaccattgtggcacagacagcctcacacagggaagctcacaccttcaatacattatctgggccgacatgacaccaattgttaaagttcagttgagaatgtaactttttaaaaaaggttttgtgatttacacatgaaagaactgaaactaacatgatcattctaaaagataggagacttaacaaacattccaagtgtttttcaatatataatttcagttacagcacactgtaaacttttgctataaattgtgtgtttTACGATCTTttgctccacaaacacctgatgaaggagcgtcgctccgaaagctagtgcttccaactaaacctgttggactctaacctggggtCGTGAGATTTTTAACCTGATTGGGGGGTAATCTGATattcttacctggtttggctGATATGGAACTACTGGGTCACAGCAACATGGTTCCCTCTTAAATGTCCCAGCAAGCCAGACTATTGGAGGGCAATTGGGACTGGGCAACAAATCTTGGCTGGAATTAAAATATGGAATTCTCCGAAGCCAGTTAAAACTGAAGCATTTGACCGGGCTAAATGCTGAGGACCAGAGCGTtcggtctcagaataaagagacaCCAATTTCAGGCAGAGATGGAGAGcactttcttctctcagagggatgtgggtctttggaattcctgaccacagagagctgttgggccagagtccttgtggatatttaaggctgaggtagactcTTGATCAATCGGgaaatcaaggggtatggggaaagggcaagatGTTggctcagccatgatcctattgaatggaggagtaggctcgaggggccaaatggcctcctcctgttcctgtgtttcatGGTCTTATTAAGCATTTCCTTTTCTGAAAGTGCTTGTCTTGTCAGGAAATCTCTTCCATGCCATTCTGCTGTGGATTCAGTCAATCAGCCTGGTGTGGGGAATGATCACTGTGGAATTGTACCTATTCTCCAAGCCTTTGTGGTCATGGTCCCCATTAACCCCAGCTGAACCCCCTTCATCATTCTGCTTTGAGGCTTTTCAAAATTGAATAACTTGGTAAACTGCAACAAGAAGTGGAAGAGAGAGGAATCCAGAACCATTTGAATAATTTTATTTCTTGTATTTAACGTTTACAATTGTTACTCTTGCCCACTCCAGCCGATGATCCCATAAAAACTGGGACTGAGAGGCCGTACTCAGTGAAATATATTTGACTCTATCGCAGGGAGTGAACTACAAACACAGCGAATTATGCTAAGCAGGGATTGGTGTAGGAAGCAGAAGGAATCCAGGAATTACCCTGGGCAGGGGGAATTAcatgaaataaaaaccaaatactgtgaatactgaaaatctgaaagaaaaacagaacgtgctggagaaactcagtaagtcgAGCAGTatatgtggagaaagaaacaaagttaacattttaagtcagGTCTGATGCTCAccctctctccacagacattgtTAAACCTGCTGAATCTCTGCTATATTTTCTGTTATTATCACAGGAAATTCTCTCAGGAACAGGAAGCCCCAATCGGTGAGTTTTTCCCTGCCATATTCCCAGTCTCCTTTCTGTATTTCTCTAATGCTCATAAATCCTGTTAAACTCTGTAAGTTTCTCCTCCAGGTCATTGAGTTTTCTGTCAATTCGGGAATCACACAGCAATTCCTTATCGAAACTCTCCTTTTGGATGGTGGTGAAGATTTCCTGAAGAAGATCTTTGATTCCTTCAATCCCATCGAAGGTCTCCTCGGTGCTCAGGTCTTGTAACTGTTTAAGGGAACCCTGGAGGTTACTGAGGTAATACAGAGCATCCCTCACCTTTTTCTGTGTATCAAACAGCTCAGCTCTCTCTTGTTTCTGATCATGCAATTCCATTCTCCTCTTCTCTTTATCACCCTCACATTTCACTCGCTTTTCTTTCAGAGTCTTTATTGTGTCATAATACTTTTTCAGATTTTCCTGTTTCGTATCACATTCCATCTCCAACTTTCCCTTGGCTTCTGTTGTATTTTGGATGGTATCCTCACAACGTTTGATTTCTTTCAAAGTGCTGAGAACCATCGGGATTCCTACAGGAGAAAGAATGTATGTGACACTGGGCAGAGGGAACGAAGGGCCTGTGTACATGGAGTTGTGTTTCTCCCTGTCCCCTGGCCTGTATTTCTGCACTGAGACCTATCTGAAGCCCTTTGGCACTGGGGCCTATAGTCTCTGCAgtggggactgaggacacaggaGCCAGCTGACTGGTGCAGCTCACACAGGAAGTCTGTCTGATGATTCATCCCTCAGCCGTTTGTGTTGTCACGTTTCACAAGTTCCACATTCTGTTTATCCCAGGTTCCTGT
This region includes:
- the LOC132819299 gene encoding uncharacterized protein LOC132819299, whose translation is MDNKKNFKKEVLPHYSKTLTSVMSLADIAIRVSDTALSETDERRFRFKVEEAHSEIQKAVQGGEKVRGQVDRKTEDIAAKNPDSEIESLRKQLEDVDKQLIAEETEKDKTRDELHRAQAQLLHTTETQDKANVKKAEKETLRNLGYGLLIIPFIGIPMVLSTLKEIKRCEDTIQNTTEAKGKLEMECDTKQENLKKYYDTIKTLKEKRVKCEGDKEKRRMELHDQKQERAELFDTQKKVRDALYYLSNLQGSLKQLQDLSTEETFDGIEGIKDLLQEIFTTIQKESFDKELLCDSRIDRKLNDLEEKLTEFNRIYEH